The genomic region tctctgagtaaagaacctacctctaacatctgtcctatgtctctcacccctcaatttaaagctatgtcccctcgtgcgagccaaCACCAACCAATCTGGACAGATTCCGAAGCCACTGTGACCTACTTGGGAAGGACCACTCAATGTGGCCTGGAGATGTGTCGAGGGAACTTGGCCCTGTATATGACCGTaactatagaaatcatagaaaccctacagtgcagaaggaggccattcggcccatcgagtctgcaccgaccacaatcccacccaggccctacccccacatatttacccactaatccctctaacctacgcatcccaggactctaaggggcaatttttaacctggccaatcaacctaaacccgcacatctttggacatctttggacatctataGCAACACCCCAAGAGCTGTGAGCACAAACCTTTCAATATTGGGTATCAATCCAGAATCAGAAGGAAGACACCACCCTAAGTGCAGAAGTTCAGTATAAAATGTACCCACTGTGCCAAGGTTAATAGAATAGACACTGATTATTGGAACACTCAAGACTTGCTCAGTTCCACACCATGTTGCCTTTCCAAAACCTCGCCAGCATCAAATCCCTCGCGGATGCTTGCCTTGTCTATTACTGTAACCCCCCCAAACTGCATTCTCCCCTTTTAAAGACCACCTAACCTACCCTCGAGGGCAAGAACGCCTGGGACCTTTCAGTGCCAGCCTTAGCATTGGGAGCACTGCTTGTTCCAGTCATTCACTGAGACGCAAGTCGCCAACACCAAAGAACTTCCCTCTTTCCCCTGCCTCCCACCATTCTCTCACCCCCACCGTTAACTCCCCTTTGTTGCGTAAGTCCAAGTTGAGATGTGATCCCATAGCAGCTGTTGATCTGTTAcagattcatagagatttacagcatggaaacagaccctacggcccaacttgtccatgccacctttttttttaaccactaagctagtcccaattgcccatatccctctatacccatcttacccatgtaattgtaaACCCATgtaacagctccagggtcccgggttcgattcccggctcgggtcactgtctgtgtggagtttgcacattctcctcgtgtctgcgtgggtttcctccgggtgctccggtttcctcccacagtccaaagatgtgcgggttaggttgattggccaggttaaaaattgtcccttagagtcctgggatgcgtaggttagagggattagcgggtaaatatgtgggggtagggcctgggtgggattgtggtcggtgcagactcgatgggccgaatggcctccttctgcactgtagggtttctatgtttctaattgtctgaatgcattttaaaagacagttgtacccgcctctactactacctctggcagctcgttccagacacgcaccacctTATCTCATGTGATCCTAgacagggtgggggaggttggatatgaatagaatagaatagaaaccctacagtgcagaaggaggccattcggcccatcgagtctgcaccgaccacaatcccacccaggccctacccccacatatttacccgctaatccctctaacctacgcatctcaggactctaaggggcaatttttaacctggccaatcaacctaacctgcacatctttggactgtgggaggaaaccggagcacccggaggaaacccacgcagacacgaggagaatgtgcaaactccacacagacagtgacccgagccgggaattgaacccgggaccctggagctgtgaagcagcagtgctaaccactgtgctaccgtaccgccccaaGGTGATATGCTACCAGATTCTGCATTACACCACGCCCAAACCCAATCCTGCCCTGActcgcactctctccaatgcaggtCCTTGGATACAAATTAAGGAGTCTCTGCTGATTTCCCTCTGCCCCGTCTGAACCCAGTAGCCCGTGACTGGGATACAATAACAGCACAGTTCAGGCGCTGAGTGTCTCTCAGCCATCCTGCGCTTTGGGATCTATTTTGATTGACTGTCAGTGGAGCTAAACACAAGCCTcactggggattgggcctgggtgggagtgtggtcagtgcagactcgatgggccgaatggcctccttctgcactatggggattctatgatctaaaacGGACGGGGAGAGGTCAATGCATGAGTGAGTTCcaggttagaacaaagaaaattacagcacaggaacaggcccttcggccctccaagcctgcgccgaccatgctgcccgactgaactaaaaccccctacccttctggggaccgtatccctctattcccatcctattcatgtctttgtcaagacgccccttaaaactcactaccgtatccgtttccactacctcccccggcagcgagttccaggcacccaccaccctctgtgtaaataatctgcctcgtacatctcctttaagccttgcccctcgcaccttaaacctgtgccccccttagtaattgactcttccaccctgggaaaaagagcaATGAATTTAGTTCCATTgacattggcagatggagtttaattaacaaatgcgaggtgatgcattttggtagattgaaccagggcaggacttactcagttaatggtagggctttggggagagttacagaacaaagagatctaggggtacacgttcatagctccttgaaagtggagtcacaggtggacagagtggtgaagaaggcattcagcatgcttggtttcatcggtcagaacatggaatacaggagttggaatgtcttgttgaagttgtacaagacattggtaaggccacacttggaatacggtgtgcaattctggtcaccctattatagaaaggatattattaaactagaaagagtgcagaaaagatttactaggatgccaccgggacttgatggattgagttataaggagaggctggatagactgggactttttcctctggagcgtaggagactgaggggtgaccttatagaggtctataaaataatgagggggcacagatcggctagatagtcaatatcttttcccaaaggtagaggagtctaaaactagagggcataggtttaagaatcatagaaaccctacagtgcagaaggaggccattcggcccatcgagtctgcaccgaccacaatcccacccaggcccgaccccccacatattttacccgctaatcccaggactctaaggggcaatttttttaacctggccaatcaacctaacccgcacatctttggactgtgggaggaaaccggagcacccggaggaaacccacgcagacatgaggagaatgtgcaaactccacacagacagtgacccgagccgggaatcgaacccgggaccctggagctgtgaagcagcagtgctaaccactgtgctaccgtgccggtgagagaggagagataaaaaagtgtccagaggggcaattttttcacacagagggtggtgagtgtctggaacgagctgccagaggcagtagtagaggcgggtacaattttgtcttttaaaaagcatttagatagttacatgggtaagatgggtatggaaggacatgggccaaatgcgggcaattgggattagcttaggggttttaaaaaagaaagggcagcatggacaagttgggccgaagggcctgtttccatgctgtaaacctctctgactctatgacatcaaaAGTTTGTGTTGTTATCGAGCAGACCTCAGCGAAGGCCGCTTCAGCTGTAAAGATGGCCAGGTTAAGCTGAGACATGGCAAGGGGATATCTGCTGAGCTTGGCATTCAAAGGTCTGTAGGATGGAGGAGCAGAGAGTGAATGAACACCTGAGAACATTCTTGACATCTCTGGAATCGGGACCCTGGGGCTTAAAACAGGAACGCGGCTCCTCGGATAAGGCCTTGCCACTTAAAGACAAAACCGCTCGGCCACCTGAACCCCATCTTCTCCCCATCTCACACACCCGCCAGAGAAACCTTACAGCAGTCGCGCGAATAACCAGGGCAGGTTTACTGTTCCCTTGGCGGAATAGCCACCCATGTACAAGTGTTACCCCCTCCACTCCGCAACTTGCAACCTACGTCGGCAACCGTTGTCGAACTACTCGGACACCGGCAGCACAGAGGTTCGGCACTCTTGTACGACGGTGCTTTTGTCCGGAGTGTAGGTCACTCTCCAGTGCTGGAGGAGAACCGTCCTCGCGTACTTCAGAGTGTTGTTCTTCGCGGTGACGAAAAAGAGGGTATTTATCATGCTGTTGCTCACTGCGATGCACTCTACAATGTAGTACACAGTGATGGAATACCTTTCTCTCATGAGCACGTTTGGGAAGAAATCACGGACAATGGAGTATCCATAATACGGAGCCCAGCAAAGGATATAGACAGTCAGTATTCCCATAAGGACCAGCACGGTCTTCCTCCGTGCTCGAAGCCGCTTCTTGATCTGGTTGGTCTGTACGCCCGGCATGCTTTTGAACCACAGCTCCCGACAAATCTTCACATAGCACAGGGTCATGGCCGTTACGGGTGCCACAAACTCCAGGACGAAGAGGAACAGGAAATAGGATTTGTAGAAGACCTTCTTGTCCGCAGGCCAGATCTGCCCGCAGAATATTTTCTCGTTGCTGCCCGGAAAAGCGTCAAAGGTCGTTTCCGTGGTGAAGTAGGCCGAGGGGATGGAGATGAGCAGGGAGACTAACCAGACCGCAGTCAGGACGCAGTAGGCCGTCTGAAATTTCATACGGGGTTTCAATGGGTGCACGATAACCAAATATCTGCAACGTGgacaggagaaaaaaaaacaaaggatgAAAGGCACAGTGGGAGAATCTTTCCAGTGCCGAAGGCCCATCGTGTCCGCACCACCCGCTCCGAAggagctgtgccgttctcccaccttctccccgtggccCTGAAACATGGCTCCTTCCcaaataacagtctaattcccttttgaagggcTCAATTAAACCCGCCTCCcttacactctcaggcagtgcacttcaggcccgaaccactcgctcatgcaatcatagaaaccccacagtgcagaaggaggccatttggcccatcgagcctgcaccgaccacaatcccacccaggccctatccccgtaaccccacatatttaccctgctaatccttctaacctacgcatcccgggacactaaggggcaatttagcatggccaatccacctaacctgcacatctttggacactaaggggcaatttagcatggccaatccacctaacccgcacatctttggacactaaggggcaatttagcatggccaatccacctaacctgcacatttttggacactcgggcaatttagcatggccaatccacctaacccgcacatctttggacactaaggggcaatttagcatggccaatccacctaacctgcacatctttggacacgaaggggtaatttagcatggccaatccacctaacctgcacatctttggacactcgggcaatttagcatggctaaaccaTGTAACTGGCGCatcttagacactaaggggcaatttaacatggccaatccacctaacccgcacatctttggacacgaaggggtaatttagcatggccaatccacctaacccacacatctttggacactcgggcaatttagcatggccaatccacctaacctgcacatttttggacactcgggcaatttagcatggccaatccacctaacccgcacatctttggacactaaggggcaatttagcatggccaatccacctaacccgcacatctttggacactaaggggcaatttagcatggccaatccacctaacccgcacatctttggacactaaggggcaatttagcatggccaatccacctaacctgcacatctttggacactcgggcaatttagcacggccaatccacctaacccgcacatctttggacactaaggggcaatttagcatggccaatccacctaacctgcacatctttggacactcgggcaatttagcacggccaatccacctaacccacacatctttggacactaaggggcaatttagcatggccaatccacctaacctgcacatctttggagtgtgggaggaaaccggagcacccggaggaaacacacggagacacgggggagaacgtgcagtctccacacagacagtgacccaagccgggaatcgaacccaggtccctggagctgagaggcagcagtgctaacccgctgtgccaccccctgTGAAACTTTTATTGCGAATATAGCAAGACACTTACTAACAGAAAACTGTCCAGTTAATCATATTGGGGTTTCGGTAAGACCAAAAATATAATGACTTGAATGTTGAACTTCGATTGTTCCCAAAAGAAAATGATGTTAACTCTTAGAATTGATAATTTTACCAATCCTATCTGATTTTgctcccttgcttttcctgaaagAGTTGATTTTTAATGAGGTACAGAATCCAGGGGACTAAGTAGAAATGGTggtcagctccaccattcaatcatggctgatatttttctcatccccattctcctgccttttccccataacccctgattcccttattaatcaagaacctacctatctctgtcttaaagacactcaataacccggcctccacagccttctgcggcaaagagttccacagattcaccactctctggctgaagaaattcctcctcatctctgttttaaaggatcgtccctttagcctcttTAGTCcctttgtgccctctggttctagtttttcctactagtggaaacatcctctccacgtccactctatccaggcctcgcagcatcctgtaagtttcaataagatcccccctcatccttctaaactccaacgagtacagacccagagtcctcaaccgttcctcatacaacaagctcttcattccagggatcattcttgtgatcctcctctggaccttttccgaggttcaccaggttgatcccgggtagggagggattttcttaggaggagaggttgcgtagattgggcctgtacccactggagtttagaacataagaacataagaacataagaaataggagcaggagtaggccacctagtccctcgagcctgccccgccattcaataagatcatggctgatctgaagtggatcagttccacttacccacctgatccctataacccctaattcccttaccgatcaggaatccatctatccgtgatttaaacatattcaacgaggtagcctccaccacttcagtgggcagagaattccaaaggttcaccaccctctgagagaagaagttcctcctcaactctgtcctaaactgacccccctttattttgaggctgtgccctctcgttctagtttcctttctaagtggaaagaatctctccacctctaccctatccagccccttcattatcttataggtctctataagatcccccctcaaccttctaaattccaacgagtacaaacccaatctgctcagtctctcctcataatcaacatccctcatctctggtatcaacctggtgaaccttctctgcactccctccaaggccaatatatccttccgcaaataaggggaccaatactgcacacagtattccagctgcggcctcaccaatgccctgtacagatgcagcaagacatctctgcttttatattctatcccccttgcgatataggccaacatcccatttgccttcttgatcacctgttgcacctgcagactgggtttttgcgcctcatgcacaaggacccccaggtccctctgcacagcagcatgttgtaatttctttccatttagataataatccaatttgctattatttcttccaaagtgaagaaTGAAGGACGACTttattgagacatacaggattctcggggcttaacagggtagatgATGAGAGGTTCTTTCCcctagtgggagagtctagacCCAGAGAGCGGTAGAGGCTGGATTGTTCAgcctgttcaaggctgagacagatttttaatcagtcagggaatgaAGAGTTCTGGGGatgaggaaagtggagttgaggattaattATATCAAATCAGCCGTctcattgagtggcagagcagactcgatgggccgaatggactacttctgctcctacctcTTAAGAGAGTTTTGGAATGGTCAACACTCGAGGTAACAAAAGAATAGATGGTGGTTTCAGTACCAGATGAGCTGGAACAGGTGAAGGTGGGCGACAGTGGAAGTTGGCTCTCAATAGTGGTGGTGGAGAAGATGTGTTTGGAAACTCGATTCTGTTTGATTTGATATgttgtcacatctattgggatacagtgaaaagtattgtttcttgcgcgctatacaaagcataccgttcatagagaaggaaacgagagagtgcagaatgtagtgttacagtcatagcgagggatttgatttattattgtcacatgtattgggatacagtacagtgaaaagtatcgtttcttgcgtgctatacaaagcataccgttcatagagaaggaaaggagagggtgcagaatgtagtgttacagtcatagctagggatttaatttgatttattattgtcacatgtattagcatacagtgaaaagtatcgtttcttgcgtgctatacagataaagcataccgttcatagagaaggaaacgagagagtgcagaatgtagtgttacagtcatagctagggatttaatttgatttattattgtcccatgtattgggatacagtgaaaagtatcgtttcttgcgtgctatacaaagcataccgttcatagagaaggaaaggagagggtgcagaatgtagtgttacagtcatagctagggatttaatttgatttattattgtcccatgtattgggatacagtgaaaagtatcgtttcttgtccgctatacagataaagcataccgttcatagagaaggaaaggagagggtgcagaatgtagtgttacagtcatacctattgtcacatgcattagtatacagtgaaaagtattgtttcttgcacactatacagacaaagcataccattcatagagaaggaaaggagagagtgcagaatgtagtgttacagtcatagctagggtgtagagaaagatcaacagcacgaggtaggtccattctgtgTCAAATCAGAtgcaaggttgcaaacagtctggttcggACTAATGGCCTGCAGAATTGACAGGTGGGAAACACAAATTGGATCGTTGGCCAAAGATGACTTTTAACACCACGCAGCAGAGGCCCCGGAAGACAACACGCAGAGTTCTCACCTGTCAACAGCTATGGCCAGCAACGCGTTGGTGGAGACGTAGAGGGACACCGTCCTGAGGTAGTTGACGGAGGAGCACAGGACATGCCCAAAGCTCCAGGACAGCTCTCTGACCACATAGTAATCCATCTCAAAGGGGCAGCACATGATGGCCACGATGAAATCGGAAATGGCCAGGTTGACTATGAGGAGGTTGGTGATGTTCCTCAGGTTCTTGTATCTGGCCAGGGTCACGATGAAGAGGAAATTGCCCACACCGCAGACCAACATGATGCAGACCAGGGCCACGCCAATCGCAATCCTGGCCTGGTGGAAGGTTTTGTCAGCAATCTCCTGCCCCCTTATGTCAGGGGGTGTCATATATTGTTCATACTCGCAGCTCTGGTTCCAAGAGGAGTCAACATCAATCATGCTCCAGTCACTGTATTGTGACAAGTTGGCACAGTGATCCGCCATGACTGAACCTTCCGTGTTTGGTGGAATATTCTCCCTTTCTCAATGTCCTGCAGGTGATGTTTTTAAAGGGAAGGAAT from Mustelus asterias chromosome 33, sMusAst1.hap1.1, whole genome shotgun sequence harbors:
- the LOC144481810 gene encoding prokineticin receptor 1-like — translated: MADHCANLSQYSDWSMIDVDSSWNQSCEYEQYMTPPDIRGQEIADKTFHQARIAIGVALVCIMLVCGVGNFLFIVTLARYKNLRNITNLLIVNLAISDFIVAIMCCPFEMDYYVVRELSWSFGHVLCSSVNYLRTVSLYVSTNALLAIAVDRYLVIVHPLKPRMKFQTAYCVLTAVWLVSLLISIPSAYFTTETTFDAFPGSNEKIFCGQIWPADKKVFYKSYFLFLFVLEFVAPVTAMTLCYVKICRELWFKSMPGVQTNQIKKRLRARRKTVLVLMGILTVYILCWAPYYGYSIVRDFFPNVLMRERYSITVYYIVECIAVSNSMINTLFFVTAKNNTLKYARTVLLQHWRVTYTPDKSTVVQECRTSVLPVSE